From the Deltaproteobacteria bacterium genome, one window contains:
- the hflX gene encoding GTPase HflX gives MTTETRAPRPRAVLLGVQLPGTDEAEHASSLAELARLGKTLGLEVVGRVSQRRARLATGAVVGEGKLAELAGWTGGTGVVPVGPPRPRRRATGAETEAEDEGEEPEEAETPDGGGAEPGAVAAPAPGAGPRASVVLVDHDLTPSQARNLERATGAEVLDRSAVILAIFQRHARSREARLQVEIARLAYLAPRLRESGGGKDRQGGGIGGRGAGESTIELDRRKVRDRIAELRAELARIEREAGTRRKRRGEHATVALVGYTNAGKSSWMRQLTGSGVLVEDKLFATLDTTVRALYPESVPRILVSDTVGFIKKLPHDLVASFRSTLDEARDGDLLVQVVDASDPSFRTQMETTEEVLAGIGATGSPRLLLLNKADRLDPGARAELAAEFPGAALLSAREAADVATLRERIVAHFEHGMEDAELFVPYAQQRVVGEAHACARVLAESHEEAGTRLRVRARPEVLARLRASAAPGRAGADAASPARGSG, from the coding sequence GTGACGACCGAGACGCGTGCGCCGCGACCCCGAGCCGTGCTGCTGGGCGTCCAGCTCCCCGGCACCGACGAGGCCGAGCACGCCTCGTCGCTCGCCGAGCTGGCGAGGCTCGGCAAGACGCTCGGCCTCGAGGTGGTCGGGCGCGTGAGCCAGCGGCGCGCGCGGCTCGCGACCGGCGCGGTGGTGGGCGAGGGCAAGCTCGCGGAGCTGGCCGGCTGGACGGGCGGGACGGGCGTCGTGCCGGTGGGACCGCCTCGGCCGCGGCGGCGCGCCACCGGAGCCGAAACCGAAGCAGAGGACGAGGGGGAGGAGCCCGAGGAAGCGGAGACGCCGGACGGCGGGGGTGCGGAGCCGGGTGCGGTGGCCGCCCCGGCGCCGGGCGCCGGCCCGCGCGCCAGCGTCGTGCTCGTCGACCACGACCTGACGCCCTCGCAGGCGCGCAACCTCGAGCGCGCGACCGGCGCCGAGGTGCTCGACCGCAGTGCCGTGATCCTGGCGATCTTCCAGCGCCACGCGCGCAGCCGCGAGGCGCGGCTCCAGGTCGAGATCGCGCGGCTCGCCTACCTGGCGCCCCGCCTGCGCGAGAGCGGCGGCGGGAAGGACCGCCAGGGCGGCGGCATCGGCGGGCGCGGCGCGGGTGAGAGCACGATCGAGCTCGACCGCCGCAAGGTGCGCGACCGGATCGCCGAGCTGCGCGCCGAGCTGGCCCGGATCGAGCGCGAGGCCGGGACGCGCCGCAAGCGGCGCGGCGAGCACGCCACCGTGGCGCTGGTCGGCTACACGAACGCCGGCAAGTCGTCGTGGATGCGACAGCTCACCGGCAGCGGCGTGCTCGTCGAGGACAAGCTCTTCGCAACGCTCGACACCACCGTGCGGGCGCTCTACCCCGAGAGCGTCCCGCGCATCCTGGTCTCCGACACGGTCGGCTTCATCAAGAAGCTCCCGCACGACCTCGTCGCGAGCTTCCGCTCGACGCTCGACGAGGCGCGCGACGGCGATCTGCTCGTGCAGGTGGTGGACGCCTCGGACCCCTCCTTCCGCACCCAGATGGAGACGACCGAGGAGGTGCTCGCCGGGATCGGAGCCACCGGGAGCCCGCGGCTCCTGCTCCTGAACAAGGCCGACCGGCTCGACCCCGGGGCGCGCGCGGAGCTCGCCGCGGAGTTCCCCGGCGCCGCCCTGCTCTCGGCCCGGGAGGCGGCCGACGTCGCCACGCTGCGCGAGCGCATCGTCGCGCACTTCGAGCACGGCATGGAGGACGCCGAGCTCTTCGTGCCCTACGCGCAGCAGCGGGTGGTGGGCGAGGCGCACGCCTGCGCGCGGGTGCTCGCGGAGAGCCACGAGGAGGCCGGCACCCGGCTGCGGGTGCGCGCCCGGCCCGAGGTGCTGGCGCGCCTGCGGGCGAGCGCCGCTCCGGGCCGCGCCGGGGCGGACGCAGCTTCCCCGGCGCGCGGGTCCGGCTAG
- a CDS encoding PEP-CTERM sorting domain-containing protein has translation MHTRVSSLRSVFRTLALAATVLAAPQLARAVPVFSNSLNTINVDGSTVLGGSSASFAYEAGTYHMWYRPAGYGPIGNLRHATSTDGINFSDQGALSFSNDPFPSGTPPWLGFENVTKVGSDWVIQHWTYFNGGGSYNAAYSYNLSLSTIGSDPNNLSVNHDGALTRLGQDTSGSAGIVGDTSIFGPTMSRWLAGGPFTGTGYDLDLLKDFSADFTAAGNATGYINNHGDVVPVPGGLGYFFDMRANSGARFANQIYYSESLDGGATWSGATGLFSAPTLDGSPLAYAASFSHADVVDNGSGLVMYLNTRDADGNYVIATTLPVPEPGTVALVGTGALALALRQRRRA, from the coding sequence ATGCACACGCGTGTCTCTTCGCTTCGCTCCGTCTTCCGGACGCTCGCCCTGGCCGCCACGGTCCTGGCGGCCCCGCAGCTCGCAAGAGCGGTCCCCGTCTTCTCCAACAGCCTCAACACCATCAACGTAGACGGCTCGACCGTCCTCGGCGGGTCCTCCGCGTCCTTCGCGTACGAGGCCGGCACCTACCACATGTGGTACCGGCCGGCGGGGTACGGCCCGATCGGCAACCTCCGTCACGCCACCTCGACGGACGGCATCAACTTCAGCGACCAGGGAGCGCTGAGCTTCTCGAACGACCCGTTCCCGAGCGGCACCCCTCCGTGGCTCGGCTTCGAGAACGTGACGAAGGTCGGCTCGGACTGGGTGATCCAGCACTGGACCTACTTCAACGGCGGCGGGAGCTACAACGCGGCCTACAGCTACAACCTGAGCCTCTCGACGATCGGCAGCGACCCGAACAACCTCTCGGTGAATCACGACGGCGCCCTCACCCGCCTCGGCCAGGACACCTCGGGCTCGGCCGGCATCGTCGGGGACACGTCGATCTTCGGCCCGACCATGTCGCGCTGGCTGGCGGGCGGCCCCTTCACCGGCACCGGCTACGACCTCGATCTGCTGAAGGACTTCTCGGCCGACTTCACGGCGGCGGGAAATGCGACCGGCTACATCAACAACCACGGTGACGTCGTGCCGGTCCCGGGAGGCCTCGGCTACTTCTTCGACATGCGCGCGAACTCGGGCGCCCGCTTCGCCAACCAGATCTACTACTCCGAGTCCCTCGACGGCGGCGCGACCTGGAGCGGCGCCACGGGCCTGTTCTCCGCCCCGACGCTCGACGGCTCGCCGCTGGCCTACGCCGCCTCTTTCTCGCACGCCGACGTCGTCGACAACGGCAGCGGGCTCGTGATGTACCTCAACACCCGGGACGCGGACGGCAACTACGTGATCGCCACGACGCTGCCGGTCCCGGAGCCGGGCACGGTGGCGCTCGTCGGCACCGGCGCCCTCGCACTCGCCCTGCGGCAGCGCCGCCGCGCCTGA
- a CDS encoding bacterioferritin, giving the protein MQGDRRVIDHLNAYLQIELAGYAQYLQAAQACAAWGYRRLHEKQMEYSREEIEHAARITRRIVFLEGSPQPQAARAPVPATPVAEQLRRDHELVKHAIDHLQGAIACCEEQRDEGTRTLFEEMLVDEESHLDWLETELRAIRAIGVERYLQEQRIG; this is encoded by the coding sequence GTGCAAGGCGATCGCCGCGTCATCGACCACCTGAACGCCTACCTGCAGATCGAGCTCGCGGGCTACGCCCAGTACCTGCAGGCCGCGCAGGCCTGTGCGGCCTGGGGCTACCGCCGCCTGCACGAGAAGCAGATGGAGTACTCGCGCGAGGAGATCGAGCACGCGGCGCGGATCACGCGCCGGATCGTCTTCCTCGAGGGCAGCCCGCAGCCGCAGGCGGCCCGCGCGCCGGTGCCGGCCACCCCGGTCGCCGAGCAGCTCCGCCGGGATCACGAGCTCGTGAAGCACGCGATCGACCACCTGCAGGGGGCGATCGCGTGCTGCGAGGAGCAGCGCGACGAGGGTACCCGCACGCTCTTCGAGGAGATGCTGGTGGACGAGGAGAGCCATCTCGACTGGCTCGAGACCGAGCTGCGCGCGATCCGCGCGATCGGCGTGGAGCGCTATCTGCAGGAGCAGCGCATCGGCTAG
- a CDS encoding glucose 1-dehydrogenase has product MTLTGRIALVTGGSRGIGRAIALALAEDGADVAVNYRRDAEAAHETVAAIEKLGRRARAYAAPVDDGDACARMVEDVISDLGPVDLLVNNAGIASRGQSVEKTDPAELERVIRTHALGPHRLCQLVLPGMKTRPRGDIVMISSVATLHLPAFGAPYNMGKAALEALAHTLAKEVRKHGIRVNVVAPGLVETEMGRRLMKATAGIEDLRQLDASMPFGRVCQPEDVANAVRWLVSERAAYVTGEKLNVWGGGQG; this is encoded by the coding sequence CGCGCTCGTCACCGGCGGCTCGCGGGGGATCGGGCGCGCGATCGCGCTGGCCCTCGCCGAGGACGGCGCCGACGTCGCCGTGAACTACCGCCGCGACGCCGAGGCCGCCCACGAGACCGTGGCCGCGATCGAGAAGCTCGGCCGCCGCGCACGCGCCTACGCCGCCCCGGTGGACGACGGCGACGCCTGCGCGCGCATGGTCGAGGACGTGATCAGCGACCTCGGCCCCGTCGACCTCCTCGTGAACAACGCCGGCATCGCGAGCCGCGGGCAATCGGTCGAGAAGACCGACCCGGCCGAGCTCGAGCGCGTGATCCGCACCCACGCGCTCGGGCCGCATCGCCTCTGCCAGCTCGTGCTGCCCGGGATGAAGACGCGCCCGCGCGGCGACATCGTGATGATCTCGAGCGTCGCCACCCTGCACCTCCCGGCCTTCGGCGCGCCCTACAACATGGGCAAGGCGGCGCTCGAGGCGCTCGCCCACACGCTCGCGAAGGAGGTCCGCAAGCACGGCATCCGCGTGAACGTGGTGGCGCCGGGTCTCGTCGAGACCGAGATGGGGCGCCGGCTGATGAAGGCCACGGCCGGTATCGAGGATCTGCGCCAGCTCGACGCCTCGATGCCCTTCGGCCGCGTCTGCCAGCCCGAGGACGTGGCGAACGCCGTGCGCTGGCTCGTCTCGGAGCGGGCCGCGTACGTGACGGGGGAGAAGCTCAACGTGTGGGGCGGCGGGCAGGGGTGA